In Picosynechococcus sp. PCC 7002, the following are encoded in one genomic region:
- the gap gene encoding type I glyceraldehyde-3-phosphate dehydrogenase — MASLNLAINGFGRIGRLVFRAALHNPNLNFVCINDLISPEKIAYLLRYDSTHGRFPGTIEATADGIYVNGQFIRCTMVKDPSMLPWEELNVDYVIESTGCFRDFVGVSKHLEAGAKRVIVSAPTSEPQRIPTFVVGVNHHDYSPAYDRIVSNASCTTNCLAPIAKVIHDNFGLAEGLMTTIHAMTATQPTVDGANKKDNRSGRGAGQNIIPASTGAAKAVTLVLPELAGRLTGMAMRVPTPDVSVVDLTFRTEKPTSYGEICAAMREAANGELKGVLAYTEDDVVSTDFTSDPHSSIFDAGAGMALNEHFFKVVAWYDNEWGYANRVLDLLLSMAAKEKETEMAIAA, encoded by the coding sequence ATGGCTTCTCTCAATCTCGCAATCAATGGTTTTGGCCGCATTGGCCGCCTCGTTTTCCGTGCTGCCCTCCACAACCCCAATCTCAATTTTGTTTGCATCAATGATCTGATTTCCCCGGAAAAGATTGCCTATCTCCTCAGATATGACTCTACCCATGGTCGTTTTCCGGGGACCATCGAAGCCACCGCCGATGGTATTTACGTAAATGGCCAGTTTATCCGCTGCACGATGGTCAAAGACCCCAGTATGTTGCCCTGGGAAGAACTGAACGTTGACTATGTGATTGAATCTACTGGATGTTTCCGGGATTTTGTCGGCGTCTCCAAGCACCTAGAAGCTGGGGCCAAGCGGGTAATTGTTTCTGCGCCCACCAGCGAACCCCAGCGCATTCCTACCTTTGTGGTTGGGGTAAATCACCATGATTATTCCCCGGCCTATGACCGCATTGTGTCCAACGCTAGTTGTACGACCAATTGTCTCGCCCCTATTGCCAAGGTAATCCACGATAACTTTGGCCTAGCAGAGGGGTTGATGACGACGATCCACGCGATGACAGCGACCCAGCCCACTGTGGATGGAGCCAATAAAAAAGACAATCGGAGTGGTCGCGGCGCAGGTCAAAATATTATTCCGGCTTCCACTGGCGCGGCGAAGGCAGTGACCTTGGTCTTACCAGAGTTGGCCGGACGTTTAACCGGGATGGCGATGCGGGTGCCGACCCCTGATGTTTCCGTGGTTGATCTGACCTTCCGCACCGAAAAACCTACTTCCTATGGGGAAATTTGTGCCGCGATGCGTGAGGCGGCCAATGGTGAGCTAAAAGGCGTTTTGGCCTACACCGAAGATGATGTGGTTTCTACAGACTTCACCAGCGATCCCCATTCCAGCATTTTCGATGCCGGGGCTGGGATGGCGCTGAATGAGCATTTTTTTAAGGTAGTGGCCTGGTATGACAACGAATGGGGCTATGCCAATCGCGTTTTAGATTTGCTCCTGAGTATGGCTGCTAAGGAAAAAGAAACAGAAATGGCGATCGCCGCCTAA
- a CDS encoding universal stress protein yields the protein MLPTPSAQTTTPGPQTTAIQKILVALDYRTEDPSIFAQALNFAEKFQAALTIFHCVQPQPVAMPEIGSLAAYGGMIDSTAIALQEEQFHQHLTNVDHWLQSLAHQARHKKIPTTIHQQIGDPSETICAIAKNQQADLIILGRRGLTGLGEVFLGSVSSYVLHHAPCSVLVVQHPQTPEKSPKHRK from the coding sequence ATGTTACCGACCCCATCTGCCCAAACCACTACCCCTGGGCCACAGACGACGGCGATTCAAAAAATTCTCGTGGCCCTCGACTATCGCACCGAAGATCCCAGCATCTTTGCCCAGGCCCTCAATTTCGCCGAAAAATTCCAAGCGGCCCTCACCATTTTTCACTGCGTCCAGCCCCAACCTGTGGCGATGCCCGAAATCGGCTCCCTCGCGGCCTACGGAGGCATGATCGATTCAACGGCGATCGCCCTCCAAGAAGAACAATTCCATCAGCACCTCACCAATGTCGATCATTGGCTCCAAAGCCTCGCTCACCAAGCCCGCCACAAAAAAATCCCAACCACCATCCACCAACAAATTGGCGATCCCAGCGAAACCATTTGTGCGATCGCCAAAAACCAACAAGCCGACCTAATTATCCTCGGACGCCGGGGTTTAACGGGCCTAGGGGAAGTCTTTTTAGGGAGTGTCAGCAGCTACGTACTCCACCATGCACCCTGTTCCGTTCTGGTCGTGCAACATCCCCAAACTCCGGAAAAATCCCCTAAACACCGCAAGTAA
- a CDS encoding SPFH domain-containing protein — protein MNPLVFIILALGGSAVFGSVKIVNEKNQYLVESLGSYKKTLEPGLNFVTPFIDKIVYRETIREKVLDVPPQSCITRDNVSISVDAVVYWRIVDMYKAYYKVENLQSAMVNLVLTQIRSEMGKLELDETFTARTEINELLLRELDISTDPWGVKVTRVELRDIVPSKAVLDSMELQMAAERKKRAAILTSEGERESAVNSAQGRAESQVLEAESQKKAAILQAEAEKEAIIMRAEAKRQEEVMRAQASAQAMQIVAQQLKTNPAAGEALQFILAQQYLEMGQTIGSSGSSKVMFLDPRNMMSTLEGMKSVIGNNADIAALDLDLDQLDRHQAG, from the coding sequence ATGAACCCTTTAGTATTTATCATTTTGGCCCTGGGTGGTTCCGCTGTTTTTGGTTCCGTCAAGATTGTCAACGAAAAAAATCAATATTTAGTTGAAAGCCTCGGTAGCTATAAAAAAACCCTTGAACCGGGCTTGAATTTCGTCACCCCTTTTATCGACAAAATCGTTTATCGCGAGACCATCCGGGAAAAAGTTTTAGATGTCCCCCCCCAATCTTGCATCACCCGTGACAACGTTTCCATTAGCGTGGATGCGGTGGTTTACTGGCGCATTGTCGATATGTACAAAGCCTATTACAAGGTAGAAAATCTCCAATCGGCCATGGTGAACTTGGTTCTCACCCAAATCCGCTCGGAAATGGGCAAGCTAGAACTTGATGAAACCTTCACCGCCCGCACCGAAATTAACGAGCTCTTGCTGCGGGAATTGGATATTTCCACCGACCCTTGGGGCGTAAAAGTCACCCGGGTCGAACTGCGCGACATTGTACCCTCTAAGGCGGTGCTGGACTCCATGGAGCTGCAAATGGCCGCTGAGCGGAAAAAACGGGCCGCAATCCTCACCTCTGAAGGGGAACGAGAATCGGCGGTCAACTCTGCCCAGGGTCGTGCTGAGTCCCAGGTATTGGAGGCCGAATCTCAGAAAAAAGCAGCTATTCTCCAGGCAGAAGCGGAAAAAGAAGCAATTATTATGCGGGCGGAGGCGAAACGCCAGGAAGAAGTGATGCGCGCCCAGGCTTCTGCCCAAGCGATGCAAATTGTCGCCCAACAGCTCAAAACCAATCCTGCCGCCGGTGAAGCGTTGCAGTTTATCTTGGCCCAGCAATACCTCGAAATGGGGCAAACCATTGGTAGTAGCGGCAGCAGTAAGGTGATGTTCCTCGACCCCCGCAATATGATGTCTACCCTAGAGGGCATGAAATCGGTGATTGGTAATAATGCGGATATTGCCGCTTTAGACTTGGATTTAGACCAACTGGATCGCCACCAGGCCGGTTAG
- a CDS encoding thylakoid membrane photosystem I accumulation factor, which translates to MQARHLSPKHILLSLLVILITTLSLCVTPAWASLNDDRYDGNVFVLYAGNGSLVPPRLSLQETRERELPAMLVFYADDSSDSKRFAPIVSEIQSYYEKVISIIPVAIDSIPQKKRYSKDEVGYYYGGKIPQTVILDAKGKVIFNEVGQSDFNDIDNTFRKLFDLPLREGENLKKPIQSFNEYNSGFAQ; encoded by the coding sequence ATGCAAGCCCGGCACCTTTCCCCCAAGCACATTCTTCTTAGCCTCCTCGTTATTCTCATAACAACGCTATCCCTATGTGTCACCCCCGCCTGGGCGAGCCTCAACGATGATCGCTACGATGGCAATGTTTTTGTTCTTTACGCAGGCAATGGTTCCCTCGTACCGCCCCGCCTCTCCCTCCAAGAAACTAGGGAACGGGAACTTCCCGCCATGTTGGTTTTTTATGCCGACGACAGTAGCGACAGTAAGCGTTTTGCCCCCATTGTCTCCGAAATCCAGTCCTACTACGAAAAAGTGATCAGCATTATCCCCGTGGCGATCGACTCCATTCCCCAGAAAAAACGCTACAGCAAAGACGAAGTCGGTTATTACTACGGCGGAAAAATTCCCCAAACCGTCATCCTCGATGCCAAGGGCAAAGTCATTTTTAATGAAGTCGGCCAGAGCGATTTTAACGATATCGACAATACCTTCCGGAAACTCTTTGACTTACCACTACGGGAAGGCGAGAACCTCAAAAAACCGATCCAATCCTTTAACGAATACAACTCCGGTTTCGCCCAATAA
- a CDS encoding type II secretion system F family protein, whose protein sequence is MKEQQQALFFRQLGATLKAGMGLGQAVALAMGEIPRRAREPWQGVILQLERGHGLRESWLPVRSQFSAWAIALLEIAETSGALVSVCRDVSDTLVEMAERRRLIRGILLRGLVMVWSWVMVIYLLLGGSLLAGDFGATALTTAIALMVFLYGAITWEPLRLGLRRVPPLRNITRLQMLIHLGYLQLPLDCGLPLTAAIAWLAEGFPDPDLQTICRRIEPQVRRGTDLTTAIVPYFSPMVRQIIRSGEIAGTLPLSFSQIRQYYQRELSRRFTLLRVQILLLSLLSFGVFVALLGADVIQSMQQQFEAF, encoded by the coding sequence ATGAAAGAACAGCAACAGGCGTTATTTTTTCGGCAGTTGGGAGCGACCCTCAAGGCCGGTATGGGCTTGGGTCAGGCGGTGGCCTTAGCCATGGGGGAAATTCCCCGGCGGGCACGGGAGCCTTGGCAGGGGGTAATTTTGCAATTAGAGCGGGGCCATGGTCTCCGGGAAAGCTGGCTACCGGTGCGATCGCAGTTTTCGGCCTGGGCGATCGCCCTCCTGGAGATTGCCGAAACCAGTGGGGCCTTGGTGAGCGTTTGCCGGGATGTGTCAGATACCTTGGTGGAGATGGCAGAACGGCGGCGCTTAATCCGAGGGATACTCCTGCGGGGGCTGGTCATGGTCTGGTCTTGGGTGATGGTTATTTATCTGCTGCTGGGGGGCTCACTCCTGGCGGGAGACTTCGGGGCGACGGCCTTGACCACGGCGATCGCCTTAATGGTTTTTCTGTATGGGGCGATCACCTGGGAACCGCTGCGCCTCGGTTTACGGCGGGTGCCACCGCTGCGAAACATTACTCGGTTGCAGATGCTGATTCATCTGGGTTATCTCCAGTTGCCCCTGGATTGTGGTTTGCCCCTAACGGCAGCGATCGCCTGGTTAGCTGAGGGATTTCCAGATCCAGACCTCCAAACCATTTGCCGACGCATTGAACCCCAGGTGCGCCGGGGCACAGATTTAACGACGGCGATCGTCCCCTATTTTTCGCCGATGGTGCGCCAAATCATTCGCTCCGGGGAAATAGCCGGCACCTTGCCCCTCAGTTTTAGTCAAATTCGCCAATATTACCAACGGGAACTGTCCCGCCGTTTTACGTTGTTGCGGGTGCAAATTTTGCTGTTAAGTCTGTTGAGCTTTGGGGTATTTGTGGCGCTGTTGGGGGCCGATGTGATTCAGTCGATGCAACAGCAATTTGAGGCTTTTTAG
- a CDS encoding UDP-N-acetylmuramoyl-tripeptide--D-alanyl-D-alanine ligase, translated as MGIVLMLSQLTAILGENLRRSPQQISPEPATGVSTDTRDLQPGNVFVALVGEKFDGHDYVDQAHQAGAIALITSRPLETDLPQWIVNDTLRAYQDLGAWWRQQVNIPVIGITGSVGKTSTKELIAGILGTQGKVLKTEANFNNEIGVPKTLLNLTPDHDFAVIEMAMRGPGEIARLAEIAQPTIGIITNVGTAHIGRLGSREAIAKAKCELLEFMPKDSVAMLNADNELLMATAATVWSGETLSYGFSQGDLTGEYIAPDQVKVADQVFPVPLAGQHNALNYLAALGVMQVLGFGWQGLTTEISLAMPKGRSQRIVLPNDIVLLDETYNAGLESMLAALDLLKQTPGDRHIAVLGTMKELGEFSEALHTQVGEKAQTLGLDQLYVLVDDPEAQAIADGALGVPSLCFPDHRSLIEHLRANMQPGDRLLFKASNSVGLSRVVEALQQTYSA; from the coding sequence ATGGGGATTGTGTTGATGTTGTCTCAGTTGACGGCAATCTTGGGGGAAAATTTACGGCGATCGCCCCAACAGATTTCCCCTGAACCTGCCACCGGCGTTTCGACGGACACTAGAGACTTACAGCCGGGCAATGTGTTTGTGGCCCTCGTGGGCGAGAAATTCGATGGCCATGATTATGTTGACCAAGCACACCAGGCCGGGGCGATCGCCCTCATTACCAGTCGGCCCCTAGAGACGGATTTACCCCAGTGGATCGTCAACGATACCCTCCGAGCCTACCAAGATTTAGGGGCGTGGTGGCGGCAACAGGTCAATATTCCGGTAATTGGGATTACGGGTTCCGTGGGGAAAACCAGCACCAAGGAACTGATTGCGGGGATTTTGGGCACCCAGGGCAAAGTTCTCAAAACCGAGGCCAATTTTAACAACGAAATCGGCGTACCCAAGACCTTATTAAACCTGACCCCAGACCATGATTTTGCTGTGATTGAAATGGCGATGCGGGGGCCAGGAGAAATTGCCCGACTCGCAGAAATTGCTCAACCAACGATCGGCATTATTACCAACGTCGGGACAGCCCATATCGGTCGCCTCGGATCACGGGAGGCGATCGCCAAGGCCAAATGCGAACTGCTCGAATTTATGCCCAAGGACAGCGTGGCGATGCTCAACGCCGATAATGAGTTACTGATGGCGACGGCGGCGACGGTTTGGTCTGGGGAAACCCTCAGCTATGGCTTTAGCCAGGGGGATCTAACCGGGGAATACATCGCGCCGGATCAAGTCAAAGTGGCCGATCAAGTATTTCCGGTGCCCCTGGCGGGTCAGCACAATGCCCTTAATTACCTGGCGGCCCTGGGCGTGATGCAAGTGCTGGGTTTTGGTTGGCAGGGTTTAACGACGGAAATTTCCCTGGCCATGCCCAAGGGGCGATCGCAGCGCATTGTGCTCCCCAATGACATTGTGCTGTTAGATGAAACCTACAATGCGGGGCTAGAGTCGATGTTGGCGGCCCTCGATCTGCTAAAACAAACCCCCGGCGATCGCCACATTGCCGTGCTGGGGACGATGAAGGAACTGGGAGAATTTTCCGAGGCGCTCCATACCCAAGTGGGCGAAAAGGCCCAGACCCTCGGTCTCGATCAGCTCTATGTGTTGGTGGATGACCCCGAAGCCCAGGCGATCGCCGATGGTGCCCTAGGGGTGCCGAGTCTTTGTTTCCCCGACCACAGGAGCTTAATTGAGCATTTACGGGCAAATATGCAACCCGGCGATCGCCTTTTGTTTAAAGCTTCCAATTCCGTGGGCCTCAGTCGCGTGGTAGAAGCCTTACAACAGACATATTCTGCCTAA